A stretch of Hydractinia symbiolongicarpus strain clone_291-10 chromosome 9, HSymV2.1, whole genome shotgun sequence DNA encodes these proteins:
- the LOC130657724 gene encoding uncharacterized protein LOC130657724 isoform X1 produces MSSTDSESECEFPVSSNKWSGKDKQYKHYQNCKKETLYVKNEGKWEKTQPDEKSLKKQGIQGSAAGMTMGVARAGETMLIRNGIGYAACADTSAAKADTQVSVTELAKLKVLSAAAEAKAGNASTGAMATPLGAQAFASANGAEASASAALVEHVIEASARAVTAEAQANAGVGLAHLGAYAGASVTTAKVDAGLSNIPFAQVSAQGPGAGAETGVSWKYTGGSFGAHAGEAQAGPFAVRAGVKFGAGIRNGVPEVDLGPVTLPCSIM; encoded by the exons atgtcCTCGACAGACTCTGAGTCTGAATGTGAGTTTCCAGTTTCTTCAAACAAATGGAGCGGCAAAGACAAGCAGTATAAACATTaccaaaattgcaaaaaagaaaCGCTATACGTCAAGAATGAAGGAAAGTGGGAAAAAACACAACcagatgaaaaaagtttaaagaaacAAGGAATTCAAGGAAGCGCCGCTGGAATGACAATGGGAGTTGCCAGGGCCGGGGAAACCATGTTGATTCGGAATGGTATAGGATATGCAGCCTGCGCAGACACCAGTGCGGCTAAAGCAGACACCCAG GTTTCTGTTACTGAGCTTGCTAAACTGAAAGTTCTATCTGCTGCAGCCGAAGCAAAAGCCGGTAATGCAAGCACAGGAGCTATGGCTACACCGTTGGGTGCACAAGCATTTGCTAGCGCAAATGGTGCTGAAGCTAGCGCAAGTGCTGCTCTTGTTGAACATGTTATCGAGGCTAGTGCAAGAGCGGTTACTGCAGAAGCACAAGCTAATGCAGGCGTTGGATTGGCGCATCTTGGAGCCTATGCAG GTGCCTCGGTGACGACAGCAAAAGTTGATGCAGGCCTTTCTAATATTCCATTTGCACAAGTTAGTGCCCAAGGACCAGGTGCCGGAGCCGAAACCGGAGTCTCATGGAAGTATACAGGAGGAAGCTTTGGAGCACATGCTGGAGAAGCACAGGCTGGTCCCTTTGCGGTACGAGCTGGAGTTAAATTTGGTGCTGGAATTCGAAATGGTGTCCCGGAAGTTGATTTGGGGCCGGTGACGTTGCCATGTTCAATAATGTAA
- the LOC130657724 gene encoding uncharacterized protein LOC130657724 isoform X2, translated as MKVLYENSRKINYYNDHLKKYHMTFNDDTEDYIREDDIEMVEVSVTELAKLKVLSAAAEAKAGNASTGAMATPLGAQAFASANGAEASASAALVEHVIEASARAVTAEAQANAGVGLAHLGAYAGASVTTAKVDAGLSNIPFAQVSAQGPGAGAETGVSWKYTGGSFGAHAGEAQAGPFAVRAGVKFGAGIRNGVPEVDLGPVTLPCSIM; from the exons ATGAAAGTTCTATATGAGAACTCCAGAAAGATCAACTACTACAACGACCACCTTAAAAAATATCATATGACCTTTAATGATGATACGGAGGACTATATCCGAGAGGATGACATCGAGATGGTTGAG GTTTCTGTTACTGAGCTTGCTAAACTGAAAGTTCTATCTGCTGCAGCCGAAGCAAAAGCCGGTAATGCAAGCACAGGAGCTATGGCTACACCGTTGGGTGCACAAGCATTTGCTAGCGCAAATGGTGCTGAAGCTAGCGCAAGTGCTGCTCTTGTTGAACATGTTATCGAGGCTAGTGCAAGAGCGGTTACTGCAGAAGCACAAGCTAATGCAGGCGTTGGATTGGCGCATCTTGGAGCCTATGCAG GTGCCTCGGTGACGACAGCAAAAGTTGATGCAGGCCTTTCTAATATTCCATTTGCACAAGTTAGTGCCCAAGGACCAGGTGCCGGAGCCGAAACCGGAGTCTCATGGAAGTATACAGGAGGAAGCTTTGGAGCACATGCTGGAGAAGCACAGGCTGGTCCCTTTGCGGTACGAGCTGGAGTTAAATTTGGTGCTGGAATTCGAAATGGTGTCCCGGAAGTTGATTTGGGGCCGGTGACGTTGCCATGTTCAATAATGTAA
- the LOC130657726 gene encoding uncharacterized protein LOC130657726: MKKTFWSVSFHKIRMLCGIILLVISMSCLDAIPSSSSTNSTNLTTTTESPTITLMTTPNTTASPDPHDDLSKKASLIVGLGFIPGMLVLYLCCRYVPDYVSKLTADK, encoded by the exons ATGAAAAAGACATTTTGGAGTGTATCATTCCATAAAATAAGAATGCTATGTGGAATAATATTGTTGGTTATATCAATGTCATGTCTCG ATGCTATTCCTAGCTCATCTTCTACAAACTCGACCAATTTGACAACAACTACTGAATCTCCAACAATAACTTTAATGACGACACCGAACACGACGGCATCGCCCGACCCACACGACGATCTATCTAAAAAAGCATCTTTAATtgttggtctgggttttatacCAGGAATGTTAGTATTGTATTTATGTTGCCGTTATGTTCCTGACTATGTTTCGAAGCTCACTGCAGATAAATAA